From Sporosarcina sp. Te-1, the proteins below share one genomic window:
- the tenA gene encoding thiaminase II, which translates to MTFCEKVRKECDAIWEASFEHPFVQSLADGSLPEDVFRYYVLQDSYYLKHFAKVHALAAVQAKDLQTVKRFAQHAEETCGAEISLHEGFFDLLGVTESDLADFKPAPTAYAYTSHLYRAAMEGDLAATLSALLPCYWLYYEIGERLKDAKPEHPIYDKWIATYSSDWFEAATNEQIMRLNKLAEPLSPERQEEVMAHFVKSSHYELQFWEMAWTQEQWASSEERVLRV; encoded by the coding sequence ATGACATTTTGCGAAAAGGTACGAAAAGAGTGTGACGCCATTTGGGAAGCGAGCTTTGAACATCCATTCGTTCAAAGCCTTGCTGACGGTTCATTGCCGGAAGACGTGTTCCGCTATTATGTATTGCAAGATTCCTATTATTTAAAGCACTTTGCAAAAGTACATGCGCTCGCGGCTGTACAGGCAAAGGATCTCCAAACTGTGAAACGTTTTGCCCAGCATGCCGAGGAGACATGCGGAGCCGAAATCTCCCTGCATGAAGGATTTTTCGATCTGCTCGGCGTGACGGAAAGCGATCTGGCCGACTTCAAGCCGGCTCCTACTGCGTATGCGTATACATCCCATTTATACCGGGCTGCCATGGAAGGAGATCTTGCAGCAACCCTTTCTGCATTGCTCCCTTGTTACTGGCTTTATTATGAAATCGGAGAGCGCTTGAAAGACGCCAAGCCCGAGCATCCAATTTACGATAAATGGATTGCGACCTATAGCTCAGACTGGTTTGAGGCGGCAACCAATGAACAGATCATGCGCTTGAACAAACTGGCAGAGCCTCTCTCCCCTGAGAGACAGGAAGAAGTCATGGCCCATTTTGTTAAAAGCAGCCATTATGAATTGCAATTTTGGGAGATGGCTTGGACACAAGAGCAATGGGCATCTTCGGAGGAGCGTGTGCTACGCGTATGA
- a CDS encoding Type 1 glutamine amidotransferase-like domain-containing protein, whose protein sequence is MHLYFIGGGNHVSEEFEGILSHLKRHVTPSHKILLIPFATEPSKIPGWYDTVKQAFELVGNHKVDVLYDDMPAKAMAEKINQHDILYFTGGRPERLVEQLSTHHLIPVLQQFSGVMIGYSAGALAFCKDCIISKDKDYPQTIILKGLDLVDFSVEVHYEDTVDEELLPLSKNREIYALPNGSALCWRNGELEFIHDIYYFHDSQKVKLA, encoded by the coding sequence ATGCATCTTTATTTTATCGGAGGAGGAAATCATGTAAGCGAAGAGTTTGAGGGGATTCTTTCACATCTAAAACGGCATGTTACACCAAGCCATAAGATTTTACTCATTCCTTTCGCGACAGAACCAAGTAAAATCCCGGGATGGTATGATACAGTCAAACAAGCTTTTGAATTAGTAGGCAATCACAAAGTTGACGTTCTTTATGACGATATGCCTGCAAAAGCAATGGCTGAAAAAATCAATCAACATGATATCCTTTATTTTACGGGCGGAAGACCCGAAAGATTGGTTGAGCAGCTATCTACCCATCATCTCATCCCTGTACTTCAACAATTTTCTGGAGTAATGATCGGATATAGTGCCGGGGCTTTAGCGTTCTGCAAAGACTGTATCATTTCCAAAGATAAGGACTATCCACAAACGATCATCCTAAAAGGATTAGATTTGGTCGACTTTAGTGTGGAGGTTCATTATGAAGACACAGTAGATGAAGAACTCCTCCCTTTATCAAAAAATAGAGAGATCTATGCGCTTCCAAACGGTTCTGCACTCTGTTGGAGGAATGGTGAATTAGAATTCATACATGATATTTATTATTTTCATGATAGCCAAAAGGTAAAACTAGCATAA
- the thiM gene encoding hydroxyethylthiazole kinase, giving the protein MNSGVDHMKKLREENPLIHCMTNIVVANFQANGLLALGASPIMADAFEEAADIAALSSCTLLNIGTLDASKMEAMIEAGKSANKHGKPVILDPVGAGATPFRKRAVERLLQHVDVMLIRGNAGEIAALANAEWTAKGVDAGEGTADIASVAKELARQHRCLVAVTGETDVVTDGKTTIRITGGHPLMTRVTGAGCLLSAVCGAFLAIDPDHAKHGVAAALAFYKKAGEWAAARAEGPGDFPLHLLNALSALNGQSIDSSQIQLEEAWT; this is encoded by the coding sequence ATGAACAGCGGAGTGGATCACATGAAAAAGCTGCGTGAAGAAAATCCGCTCATCCATTGTATGACGAACATAGTGGTCGCCAATTTTCAAGCAAACGGTTTGCTTGCGCTTGGTGCTTCCCCCATTATGGCGGATGCTTTCGAAGAAGCTGCCGATATCGCCGCCCTCTCTTCCTGCACCTTGTTGAACATTGGAACGCTTGACGCCAGTAAGATGGAGGCCATGATAGAAGCAGGAAAAAGTGCAAATAAGCACGGAAAACCAGTCATCCTTGATCCCGTTGGCGCTGGGGCTACCCCGTTTCGAAAACGAGCGGTTGAGAGATTACTGCAACATGTTGATGTAATGCTGATTCGAGGGAATGCAGGAGAGATCGCCGCGTTGGCGAATGCCGAGTGGACCGCAAAAGGGGTGGACGCGGGAGAAGGTACAGCGGACATCGCCTCGGTCGCAAAGGAGTTGGCTCGTCAACATCGCTGCCTCGTGGCGGTAACAGGCGAAACGGATGTGGTGACAGATGGAAAAACCACCATACGGATTACCGGTGGCCACCCACTTATGACGCGGGTGACCGGAGCAGGTTGTTTGCTAAGCGCTGTATGTGGTGCATTTTTGGCCATAGACCCAGACCATGCGAAACATGGAGTTGCCGCCGCTCTCGCATTTTACAAAAAGGCAGGCGAATGGGCCGCAGCTAGAGCGGAGGGGCCAGGCGATTTTCCCCTTCATTTGTTGAATGCACTCTCTGCCTTGAATGGACAATCCATTGATTCCTCACAAATCCAGCTGGAGGAGGCATGGACATGA
- the thiE gene encoding thiamine phosphate synthase: MGTPNAEKPLDVLEKALLGGITCFQLREKGPGSLQGTEKMAFAQSCQRLCKQYGVPFFVNDDVELAIALEADGVHVGQEDEEAGSIRQKIGSHMKLGVSVHTAEEAWAAQAAGAAYVGLGPIYPTQTKLDAKPVAGTSMIAEVTRLIPELPIVGIGGICASNAGPVIQSGASGISVISAIAAAEDPEQATANLKKVLCKALMERSAAL, encoded by the coding sequence ATGGGAACCCCCAATGCCGAAAAACCTCTAGACGTGTTGGAAAAAGCGTTGCTGGGCGGAATCACCTGCTTTCAGTTGCGGGAAAAGGGACCGGGGTCTCTACAAGGAACCGAAAAGATGGCATTCGCTCAAAGCTGTCAAAGGCTATGTAAGCAATATGGCGTGCCGTTCTTCGTCAATGATGATGTCGAGTTGGCGATCGCCCTTGAAGCGGATGGTGTCCATGTCGGCCAAGAAGATGAAGAAGCTGGCTCCATCCGTCAAAAAATAGGTAGCCATATGAAGCTCGGCGTTTCCGTTCATACCGCGGAAGAAGCATGGGCAGCACAAGCAGCCGGCGCTGCATATGTCGGATTGGGCCCCATCTATCCAACGCAGACAAAGTTGGATGCTAAACCGGTTGCGGGGACAAGCATGATAGCTGAGGTCACCCGTTTGATTCCCGAACTTCCCATTGTCGGGATTGGAGGAATCTGTGCATCTAACGCGGGGCCCGTCATCCAATCCGGGGCATCTGGCATCTCTGTCATTTCTGCCATCGCGGCTGCCGAAGACCCCGAACAGGCGACGGCCAATTTGAAGAAAGTCTTATGCAAGGCCTTGATGGAAAGGAGTGCGGCTTTATGA
- a CDS encoding IS3 family transposase, whose product MIYSYIQDHKDEYSVVKMCQVLEVSKSGFYKWSSQQTLDYRTARQAWREELKRKITKSYHESLGTYGSPRILEDLKEWGYSVCERTVGRLMKEMGLRALPEKKFTTTTDSNHNQFIYPNLLERKFLVDEPNKVWVADITYIWTMEGWLYLASVMDLFSRKIVGWSLGATMATELPLQALEKALLLRNPDGEPFHHSDRGSQYCSMDYIDCLKGKNFQISMSRKGDPYDNACIESFHATLKKELVYRHRFRTRKEAREAISHYIDDFYNTRRRHSTLGYLSPEAYEKKAGFHLSERAVS is encoded by the coding sequence GTGATCTATTCGTATATCCAGGACCATAAGGACGAATACAGCGTAGTGAAGATGTGCCAAGTACTCGAGGTATCGAAAAGCGGCTTCTATAAATGGTCTAGCCAACAGACCCTAGACTACAGGACAGCACGGCAGGCCTGGCGGGAGGAACTCAAGCGAAAGATCACCAAATCATATCACGAAAGCCTTGGCACGTACGGAAGTCCTCGTATTCTTGAGGACCTCAAGGAGTGGGGATATTCCGTATGCGAGCGGACTGTCGGCCGGCTGATGAAAGAGATGGGGCTTCGCGCTTTGCCGGAAAAGAAATTCACGACGACAACGGATTCCAACCATAATCAGTTCATCTATCCGAACCTGCTGGAGCGTAAATTCCTCGTCGATGAGCCGAATAAGGTCTGGGTCGCCGACATCACGTACATCTGGACGATGGAAGGCTGGCTGTATCTTGCGAGTGTCATGGATCTCTTCTCCCGCAAAATCGTCGGATGGAGCCTAGGGGCCACGATGGCGACAGAGCTGCCGCTTCAGGCACTGGAGAAGGCGCTGCTTCTGCGAAATCCCGATGGAGAGCCTTTCCATCATTCTGATCGTGGTTCCCAGTACTGTTCAATGGACTATATCGACTGCCTGAAGGGGAAGAACTTTCAGATCAGCATGAGCCGCAAAGGGGATCCGTACGATAATGCCTGTATCGAATCATTTCATGCCACTCTTAAGAAAGAGCTGGTGTATCGCCACCGCTTCAGGACACGGAAAGAGGCACGAGAGGCCATCAGTCACTACATCGACGACTTTTATAACACGAGAAGACGTCATTCTACGCTCGGTTATCTGTCGCCGGAAGCGTATGAAAAAAAAGCGGGATTCCATCTCTCGGAGCGAGCAGTTTCGTAA
- a CDS encoding transposase, producing MGKHQRQEVKDHIAKLLVEEGRKATDLAYEFGVSASTIRNWAKQYREKQERLANPDGQLHTFSEMEKKLREAEKQLRDRDEELEILKKAMHVFMKSRT from the coding sequence ATGGGCAAACATCAACGGCAGGAAGTGAAGGATCATATCGCCAAGCTCCTGGTAGAAGAAGGGCGGAAAGCAACGGACCTTGCATATGAATTTGGGGTGAGTGCCTCGACCATACGCAATTGGGCGAAACAGTATCGTGAAAAGCAGGAACGGCTGGCGAATCCGGATGGCCAGCTCCACACATTCTCAGAGATGGAGAAGAAGCTCCGGGAGGCCGAAAAACAGCTGAGAGACCGGGATGAGGAGCTTGAAATTTTAAAAAAGGCCATGCATGTCTTCATGAAAAGCCGAACGTGA
- the thiD gene encoding bifunctional hydroxymethylpyrimidine kinase/phosphomethylpyrimidine kinase: MDMIPVTLTIAGSDSGGGAGIQADIKTFQELGTFGTSILTAVTAQNTLGVHAVQPIECNIVTAQLDAVLSDFPVGAAKTGMLFSAGIIKAVAETLHHYPSFPLVIDPVMIAKGGTSLLHQSAIDALKECLLPSAAVLTPNIPEAEALTGMSIHTLSDMERAANRLLECGTHAIVVKGGHRKVTDFAEDLFISRDGERFLLRTKRIDTKDTHGTGCTFAAAITAELAKGRSISEAVIAAKYFIQAAIEDGISLGNGHGPTNHAAIRLRGDESRGVELIERP, encoded by the coding sequence ATGGACATGATTCCAGTTACGTTGACAATTGCTGGTTCCGACAGTGGAGGCGGGGCCGGGATTCAAGCAGATATAAAGACATTCCAAGAGCTGGGTACGTTTGGAACATCGATATTGACTGCGGTGACCGCTCAAAACACACTCGGTGTCCATGCGGTCCAGCCCATTGAATGCAACATCGTGACAGCACAACTCGATGCCGTCCTTTCCGATTTTCCGGTAGGTGCTGCTAAAACCGGAATGCTCTTCTCTGCCGGAATAATAAAAGCAGTTGCTGAGACACTACACCACTATCCTTCCTTTCCGCTCGTGATCGATCCGGTCATGATCGCAAAAGGAGGCACCTCCCTTCTGCATCAATCAGCCATCGATGCGCTCAAGGAATGTCTTCTTCCAAGCGCCGCTGTCCTGACGCCGAATATCCCGGAAGCAGAGGCGTTGACCGGAATGTCCATTCACACGCTTTCTGATATGGAACGGGCAGCGAACAGACTGCTCGAATGTGGAACGCACGCGATTGTTGTAAAAGGTGGACACCGGAAGGTTACCGATTTTGCTGAGGATCTGTTTATAAGCAGAGATGGCGAGCGTTTTTTACTGAGAACCAAACGAATTGACACAAAGGACACCCATGGGACAGGATGCACATTCGCAGCTGCCATTACTGCAGAGTTGGCAAAAGGAAGATCGATAAGCGAAGCAGTGATTGCCGCTAAATATTTTATCCAAGCGGCAATTGAAGACGGCATATCTCTAGGGAACGGCCATGGCCCGACGAACCATGCAGCAATCCGGTTGCGTGGAGATGAATCGAGAGGAGTGGAATTAATTGAAAGACCATGA
- the thiW gene encoding energy coupling factor transporter S component ThiW, whose amino-acid sequence MNTRKLVLMTAFVGIAVAGSVFISFPAGIARAYPVQHAINVIAAVMLGPLPAVVIAFLTGLIRVITGTGSLLAFPGGMIGAALAGLFYQKSGKAWMAAIGEMIGTGLIASLLAVPYAALLMGTTVTALFFMPPFLVSSVSGALLGVLVSVRLERLPVGRKMQSY is encoded by the coding sequence ATGAATACTCGTAAGCTCGTTCTAATGACGGCATTTGTCGGGATTGCGGTCGCTGGTTCTGTTTTCATTTCCTTCCCAGCCGGTATCGCGCGTGCCTATCCTGTCCAACATGCCATCAATGTTATTGCCGCCGTGATGCTAGGTCCTTTGCCGGCTGTGGTGATTGCCTTTCTGACTGGCCTGATCCGTGTGATAACCGGAACCGGATCCCTCCTTGCCTTTCCGGGAGGCATGATTGGCGCAGCGCTCGCCGGCCTGTTTTATCAAAAGTCAGGGAAAGCCTGGATGGCAGCCATTGGCGAAATGATCGGCACCGGGCTTATCGCTTCATTGCTTGCTGTGCCGTATGCCGCCCTCCTCATGGGAACCACCGTCACCGCCTTATTCTTTATGCCTCCGTTCCTCGTCTCCAGCGTGAGTGGCGCCCTATTAGGTGTCCTTGTATCTGTAAGATTGGAACGTTTGCCCGTAGGTCGGAAGATGCAAAGCTACTGA